A DNA window from Pyrus communis chromosome 3, drPyrComm1.1, whole genome shotgun sequence contains the following coding sequences:
- the LOC137729678 gene encoding putative lysine-specific demethylase JMJ16 isoform X1, producing MAHNSVPPGFVCRTSFVLKRVKTVEETKNAFVDASNEEPVQMDTMSDLTDMDKLKRQRPWILFDQSDLNSEESDCEQFNTEPATKYCLPKGVSHGCPDCSGCLKVTGRWRPEDARTDVLEEAPLFYPTEEEFKDTLKYVANIRARAEQYGICRIIPPPSWKPPCLIEGNKIWKSSTFSTHIQRIDGIRNQYSLSKMVGLNESPKKKRRRILTVGLDCGSTSSPGETEHSYIKGFETEPGQEFTLENFKSYAADFKRQYFRKSEVTGGQEKWVPSLENIDAEYKRIAENPTEEIEVLFGDNLDTKALGSGFPTVSSDSNPLEKSDYPEYLASGWNLNNLPRLPGSLLSFESHDTCHILAPRTRVGMCFSSFHWKVEEHRLYSLSYLHLGAPKIWYGVPGKYYVNFEATVRSSFPDSSKLEHPELHHMLVKQISPSALKSQGVPVFRCIQSPGEFVLVLPRAYHSGFDSGFNFSETACVAPLDWLPHGQDAVELYCEQGRRTSISHDKLLLGAAREAVRAQWDSLFRKNAADNIFWKDVCGKDGILTHAFKSRLKSEGSRRKYLFNSAKSERMKSNFNVTSKRECSICLCDLHFSAVVCSCCEGRYSCLLHAKQLCSCAWSDKIFLYRHEICDLQLLVEALEEKFDAVYKWGKDDLGLTLHAHIPKNSQNSPGHVEGDSDANKQKESISRIREEVKARILRSTTSNKSNSNDYPTGSLDSATATGNGKSSVSSIMDKVKAHALLRSTIFNELKTKENIVGPAIGTNTTGSNATLTPKVAAEGTTNNASLLPKEAIDMMEGTSDVSSASTSETSSSDSDDVIPDLNILLRGRQKVPSPPVKSSVPQKHPNGGRPADNYKASSSSHLASKNQTPRQPCPQSPILISDDSDG from the exons ATGGCACATAATTCAGTTCCGCCTGGTTTTGTGTGTCGTACATCCTTTGTGCTGAAGAGAGTAAAAACTGTTGAAGAAACCAAGAATGCTTTTGTTGATGCTTCTAATGAAGAGCCAGTCCAGATGGATACCATGTCTGACCTGACTGACATGGATAAGTTGAAAAGACAAAGGCCATGGATACTTTTCGACCAAAGTGATCTCAACTCAGAGGAGTCTGACTGTGAACAGTTTAATACG gAACCCGCTACAAAATATTGCCTTCCGAAGGGTGTTAGTCACGGATGTCCAGATTGCAGTGGTTGCCTGAAG GTGACTGGAAGGTGGCGTCCTGAAGATGCAAGAACAGATGTCCTTGAAGAAGCACCTCTTTTCTACCCTACAGAAGAG GAATTTAAAGACACTCTTAAGTATGTTGCAAATATACGTGCAAGAGCAGAGCAATATGGTATCTGTCGTATTATTCCTCCTCCTTCCTGGAAACCTCCATGTCTTATTGAAGGAAACAAAATATGGAAAAGTTCTACATTTTCTACCCATATTCAGCGAATTGATGGGATACGAAATCAGTATTCACTGAGTAAAATGGTTGGCTTAAATGAAAGCCCaaaaaagaagaggagaagAATCTTGACAGTGGGATTGGACTGTGGATCTACCTCAAGTCCAGGTGAAACTGAACATTCTTATATCAAAGGTTTTGAAACAGAACCTGGACAAGAATTCACTCTTGAGAATTTTAAGAGTTATGCAGCTGATTTCAAGCGTCAGTATTTCCGCAAAAGTGAAGTCACTGGTGGTCAAGAGAAGTGGGTGCCATCGCTGGAGAATATTGACGCTGAATATAAACGTATAGCTGAAAACCCAACTGAAGAAATTGAG GTGCTTTTTGGTGATAATTTGGACACTAAAGCTCTTGGAAGCGGATTTCCAACAGTATCCAGTGATTCCAATCCTTTGGAAAAGTCAGATTACCCTGAATATTTAGCTTCAGGTTGGAACCTAAATAATCTACCCAGATTACCCggttctcttctttcttttgaaaGCCATGACACTTGCCATATTTTGGCGCCTCGGACTCGTGTAGGAATGTGCTTTTCATCTTTTCATTGG AAAGTTGAAGAGCACCGCTTATACTCACTGTCTTACTTGCATCTGGGTGCTCCTAAAATTTGGTATGGTGTCCCTGGTAAATACTATGTTAATTTCGAGGCAACCGTGAGGAGCTCCTTTCCAGATTCATCCAAACTAGAACACCCTGAATTGCATCATATGCTG GTTAAACAAATATCCCCGTCTGCATTGAAATCACAGGGCGTACCAGTCTTCCGTTGCATTCAGTCTCCCGGGGAGTTTGTTCTTGTCCTTCCAAGGGCTTATCATTCAGGATTTGATTCTGGTTTTAATTTTTCCGAGACAGCATGTGTTGCACCCTTGGACTGGTTGCCTCATGGACAGGATGCCGTTGAACTTTACTGTGAACAGGGGAGGAGAACATCTATATCACATGATAAGCTGCTGCTCGGAGCAGCTAGAGAGGCTGTGAGGGCACAATGGGATTCACTGTTCAGGAAGAACGCTGCGGATAATATATTCTGGAAAGATGTCTGTGGAAAGGATGGGATCTTAACACATGCATTCAAG TCGCGCCTCAAGTCTGAAGGCAGTAGAAGGAAATATCTCTTCAACTCTGCAAAATCAGAGAGGatgaaatcaaattttaatgttaCAAGCAAAAGGGAATGCAGCATTTGTCTCTGTGATCTGCATTTTTCTGCAGTGGTTTGTTCTTGTTGTGAAGGCAGATATTCGTGTCTGCTACACGCAAAGCAGCTCTGTTCTTGTGCTTGGAGTGACAAGATTTTCCTCTACCGTCACGAGATCTGTGATTTACAGCTACTTGTTGAAGCTTTGGAAGAAAAGTTTGACGCAGTCTACAAATGGGGCAAAGATGATCTCGGATTGACACTGCACGCGCATATTCCCAAGAACAGTCAAAATTCACCGGGGCATGTGGAGGGTGACTCTGACGCCAATAAACAGAAAGAGTCCATTTCTCGAATCAGGGAAGAAGTGAAGGCACGGATTCTGCGATCTACAACctcaaacaaatcaaattcaAATGATTACCCAACAGGATCCCTTGACTCTGCAACAGCCACTGGAAACGGTAAGAGTTCAGTCTCTAGCATCATGGATAAGGTGAAGGCGCATGCACTCCTCCGATCAACAATCTTCAATGAACTGAAAACAAAGGAGAATATAGTAGGACCTGCCATCGGCACAAACACAACAGGAAGCAATGCTACTCTTACGCCGAAAGTGGCTGCAGAGGGAACAACGAATAATGCTTCTCTTCTACCGAAAGAGGCGATAGACATGATGGAGGGGACATCCGATGTTTCATCTGCAAGTACTAGTGAAACAAGCTCCTCAGACTCCGACGATGTAATACCAGATCTTAACATTCTTCTGCGCGGAAGACAAAAAGTTCCCTCCCCTCCGGTGAAAAGCAGTGTTCCTCAAAAGCATCCGAATGGTGGTCGTCCGGCCGACAATTACAAGGCATCTTCTTCGAGCCATTTGGCTTCCAAGAATCAAACCCCGAGACAACCATGTCCTCAGAGTCCAATTCTTATTAGTGATGACAGCGATGGTTAG
- the LOC137729680 gene encoding probable arabinose 5-phosphate isomerase — MGSLPPFSADFINPHSPPNTKTTTTTQFSSSAASPSCMDETTLLNLFKSQQSHLNFFFQHLDLPRTLAFTQTLLLQSSVGATIFFSGVGKSGFVAHKISQTLVSLGIRSGFLSPLDALHGDIGALSKTDVLVLFSKSGTTEELLRLVPCAKAKGAFLISVTSVDGNALASVCDMNVHLPLQRELCPFDLAPVTSTAIQMVFGDTVAIALMGAKNLTKEQYAANHPAGRIGKSLIFKVKDVMKKEDELPVCKEGDLIMEQLVELTSKGCGCVLVIDAEHCLIGTFTDGDLRRTLKASGEAIFKLTVGEMCNRRPRTIGPDAMAVEAMQKMEAPPSPVQFLPVINDQNQVIGIVTLHGLVSAGL; from the exons ATGGGTTCTCTGCCACCTTTTTCCGCAGACTTCATCAATCCGCATTCTCCTCCCAATACCaaaaccaccaccacaacccaaTTCTCCTCCTCCGCCGCCTCCCCCTCCTGCATGGACGAAACTACCCTCCTAAACCTGTTCAAATCCCAACAGAGCCACCTCAACTTCTTCTTCCAGCACCTGGACCTGCCCCGCACACTGGCTTTCACCCAAACCCTCCTTCTCCAATCCTCCGTTGGCGCCACTATATTTTTCTCAGGTGTCGGCAAGTCCGGCTTCGTCGCCCACAAGATCTCCCAGACTCTTGTCTCCCTCGGCATCCGCTCAGGCTTCCTCTCCCCTCTCGACGCCCTCCACGGCGACATCGGCGCACTCTCCAAAACCGACGTTTTGGTCCTCTTCAGCAAGTCCGGGACCACCGAGGAGCTCCTCCGCCTCGTCCCCTGCGCCAAGGCCAAAGGTGCCTTCCTCATCTCCGTCACCTCCGTTGACGGCAATGCCCTCGCCTCCGTCTGCGACATGAACGTGCATTTGCCCTTGCAGCGAGAGCTCTGCCCCTTCGATTTGGCTCCGGTCACCTCCACTGCCATCCAAATGGTCTTCGGCGACACCGTCGCGATCGCGCTCATGGGCGCCAAAAATCTCACCAAGGAACAATACGCCGCCAATCACCCCGCCGGCAGGATCGGAAAATCCCTCATCTTCAAG GTGAAAGACGTGATGAAAAAGGAAGACGAGCTTCCGGTCTGCAAGGAAGGGGACCTGATAATGGAGCAGCTGGTGGAGCTGACGAGCAAGGGATGTGGTTGCGTGCTTGTGATCGACGCCGAACACTGCCTGATCGGCACGTTCACCGACGGAGATCTGCGGCGGACTCTCAAGGCCAGTGGGGAAGCTATCTTCAAGCTCACGGTCGGTGAAATGTGCAACAGACGTCCCAGAACAATAGGTCCCGACGCTATGGCGGTCGAGGCCATGCAGAAGATGGAAGCGCCGCCGTCGCCGGTTCAGTTCTTGCCGGTCATCAATGACCAGAATCAAGTGATTGGGATCGTCACTCTGCATGGATTAGTTTCAGCTGGCCTCtga
- the LOC137729678 gene encoding putative lysine-specific demethylase JMJ16 isoform X2 — protein sequence MAHNSVPPGFVCRTSFVLKRVKTVEETKNAFVDASNEEPVQMDTMSDLTDMDKLKRQRPWILFDQSDLNSEESDCEQFNTEPATKYCLPKGVSHGCPDCSGCLKVTGRWRPEDARTDVLEEAPLFYPTEEEFKDTLKYVANIRARAEQYGICRIIPPPSWKPPCLIEGNKIWKSSTFSTHIQRIDGIRNQYSLSKMVGLNESPKKKRRRILTVGLDCGSTSSPGETEHSYIKGFETEPGQEFTLENFKSYAADFKRQYFRKSEVTGGQEKWVPSLENIDAEYKRIAENPTEEIEVLFGDNLDTKALGSGFPTVSSDSNPLEKSDYPEYLASGWNLNNLPRLPGSLLSFESHDTCHILAPRTRVGMCFSSFHWKVEEHRLYSLSYLHLGAPKIWYGVPGKYYVNFEATVRSSFPDSSKLEHPELHHMLVKQISPSALKSQGVPVFRCIQSPGEFVLVLPRAYHSGFDSGFNFSETACVAPLDWLPHGQDAVELYCEQGRRTSISHDKLLLGAAREAVRAQWDSLFRKNAADNIFWKDVCGKDGILTHAFKSEGSRRKYLFNSAKSERMKSNFNVTSKRECSICLCDLHFSAVVCSCCEGRYSCLLHAKQLCSCAWSDKIFLYRHEICDLQLLVEALEEKFDAVYKWGKDDLGLTLHAHIPKNSQNSPGHVEGDSDANKQKESISRIREEVKARILRSTTSNKSNSNDYPTGSLDSATATGNGKSSVSSIMDKVKAHALLRSTIFNELKTKENIVGPAIGTNTTGSNATLTPKVAAEGTTNNASLLPKEAIDMMEGTSDVSSASTSETSSSDSDDVIPDLNILLRGRQKVPSPPVKSSVPQKHPNGGRPADNYKASSSSHLASKNQTPRQPCPQSPILISDDSDG from the exons ATGGCACATAATTCAGTTCCGCCTGGTTTTGTGTGTCGTACATCCTTTGTGCTGAAGAGAGTAAAAACTGTTGAAGAAACCAAGAATGCTTTTGTTGATGCTTCTAATGAAGAGCCAGTCCAGATGGATACCATGTCTGACCTGACTGACATGGATAAGTTGAAAAGACAAAGGCCATGGATACTTTTCGACCAAAGTGATCTCAACTCAGAGGAGTCTGACTGTGAACAGTTTAATACG gAACCCGCTACAAAATATTGCCTTCCGAAGGGTGTTAGTCACGGATGTCCAGATTGCAGTGGTTGCCTGAAG GTGACTGGAAGGTGGCGTCCTGAAGATGCAAGAACAGATGTCCTTGAAGAAGCACCTCTTTTCTACCCTACAGAAGAG GAATTTAAAGACACTCTTAAGTATGTTGCAAATATACGTGCAAGAGCAGAGCAATATGGTATCTGTCGTATTATTCCTCCTCCTTCCTGGAAACCTCCATGTCTTATTGAAGGAAACAAAATATGGAAAAGTTCTACATTTTCTACCCATATTCAGCGAATTGATGGGATACGAAATCAGTATTCACTGAGTAAAATGGTTGGCTTAAATGAAAGCCCaaaaaagaagaggagaagAATCTTGACAGTGGGATTGGACTGTGGATCTACCTCAAGTCCAGGTGAAACTGAACATTCTTATATCAAAGGTTTTGAAACAGAACCTGGACAAGAATTCACTCTTGAGAATTTTAAGAGTTATGCAGCTGATTTCAAGCGTCAGTATTTCCGCAAAAGTGAAGTCACTGGTGGTCAAGAGAAGTGGGTGCCATCGCTGGAGAATATTGACGCTGAATATAAACGTATAGCTGAAAACCCAACTGAAGAAATTGAG GTGCTTTTTGGTGATAATTTGGACACTAAAGCTCTTGGAAGCGGATTTCCAACAGTATCCAGTGATTCCAATCCTTTGGAAAAGTCAGATTACCCTGAATATTTAGCTTCAGGTTGGAACCTAAATAATCTACCCAGATTACCCggttctcttctttcttttgaaaGCCATGACACTTGCCATATTTTGGCGCCTCGGACTCGTGTAGGAATGTGCTTTTCATCTTTTCATTGG AAAGTTGAAGAGCACCGCTTATACTCACTGTCTTACTTGCATCTGGGTGCTCCTAAAATTTGGTATGGTGTCCCTGGTAAATACTATGTTAATTTCGAGGCAACCGTGAGGAGCTCCTTTCCAGATTCATCCAAACTAGAACACCCTGAATTGCATCATATGCTG GTTAAACAAATATCCCCGTCTGCATTGAAATCACAGGGCGTACCAGTCTTCCGTTGCATTCAGTCTCCCGGGGAGTTTGTTCTTGTCCTTCCAAGGGCTTATCATTCAGGATTTGATTCTGGTTTTAATTTTTCCGAGACAGCATGTGTTGCACCCTTGGACTGGTTGCCTCATGGACAGGATGCCGTTGAACTTTACTGTGAACAGGGGAGGAGAACATCTATATCACATGATAAGCTGCTGCTCGGAGCAGCTAGAGAGGCTGTGAGGGCACAATGGGATTCACTGTTCAGGAAGAACGCTGCGGATAATATATTCTGGAAAGATGTCTGTGGAAAGGATGGGATCTTAACACATGCATTCAAG TCTGAAGGCAGTAGAAGGAAATATCTCTTCAACTCTGCAAAATCAGAGAGGatgaaatcaaattttaatgttaCAAGCAAAAGGGAATGCAGCATTTGTCTCTGTGATCTGCATTTTTCTGCAGTGGTTTGTTCTTGTTGTGAAGGCAGATATTCGTGTCTGCTACACGCAAAGCAGCTCTGTTCTTGTGCTTGGAGTGACAAGATTTTCCTCTACCGTCACGAGATCTGTGATTTACAGCTACTTGTTGAAGCTTTGGAAGAAAAGTTTGACGCAGTCTACAAATGGGGCAAAGATGATCTCGGATTGACACTGCACGCGCATATTCCCAAGAACAGTCAAAATTCACCGGGGCATGTGGAGGGTGACTCTGACGCCAATAAACAGAAAGAGTCCATTTCTCGAATCAGGGAAGAAGTGAAGGCACGGATTCTGCGATCTACAACctcaaacaaatcaaattcaAATGATTACCCAACAGGATCCCTTGACTCTGCAACAGCCACTGGAAACGGTAAGAGTTCAGTCTCTAGCATCATGGATAAGGTGAAGGCGCATGCACTCCTCCGATCAACAATCTTCAATGAACTGAAAACAAAGGAGAATATAGTAGGACCTGCCATCGGCACAAACACAACAGGAAGCAATGCTACTCTTACGCCGAAAGTGGCTGCAGAGGGAACAACGAATAATGCTTCTCTTCTACCGAAAGAGGCGATAGACATGATGGAGGGGACATCCGATGTTTCATCTGCAAGTACTAGTGAAACAAGCTCCTCAGACTCCGACGATGTAATACCAGATCTTAACATTCTTCTGCGCGGAAGACAAAAAGTTCCCTCCCCTCCGGTGAAAAGCAGTGTTCCTCAAAAGCATCCGAATGGTGGTCGTCCGGCCGACAATTACAAGGCATCTTCTTCGAGCCATTTGGCTTCCAAGAATCAAACCCCGAGACAACCATGTCCTCAGAGTCCAATTCTTATTAGTGATGACAGCGATGGTTAG